Proteins encoded by one window of Chondromyces crocatus:
- a CDS encoding YtfJ family protein, which yields MKSRPSSRTLPRCFAVMACVMALGAPVAALALPAEGEKVPNARVEDADGRGMEMKGLRGKPILIVYEDKGSSEQNKTLKDELSKLAKGDRYKTAIALAAIADVSSYNFWPVKGFVKDAIRDESKKAGTTIYCDWDASFRKKYRLREGVSSVVLVDKAGHVIFAADGALSAERRAQLLQMLRAQVEP from the coding sequence ATGAAGTCGCGCCCCAGCTCCCGGACCCTCCCTCGATGTTTCGCGGTGATGGCCTGCGTCATGGCGCTCGGCGCGCCGGTCGCGGCGCTCGCGTTGCCTGCCGAAGGGGAGAAGGTCCCCAACGCGCGGGTGGAGGACGCGGATGGGCGCGGGATGGAGATGAAAGGGCTGCGGGGGAAGCCGATCCTCATCGTCTACGAGGACAAGGGGTCTTCCGAGCAGAACAAGACGCTGAAGGACGAGCTGAGCAAGCTGGCCAAGGGGGATCGCTACAAGACGGCGATCGCGCTGGCGGCGATCGCCGACGTCAGCTCGTACAATTTCTGGCCGGTGAAGGGCTTCGTCAAAGACGCGATCCGGGACGAGTCGAAGAAGGCGGGGACGACGATCTACTGCGACTGGGATGCGTCGTTCCGCAAGAAGTACCGGCTCCGTGAGGGGGTGAGCAGCGTGGTGCTGGTGGACAAGGCCGGGCACGTGATCTTCGCGGCCGATGGAGCGCTGTCCGCGGAGCGACGGGCGCAGCTCCTGCAGATGCTGCGCGCCCAGGTGGAGCCGTAG
- a CDS encoding MerR family transcriptional regulator: protein MSRYRIQAVSNMSGVSTATLRAWERRYGVPTPARTASAYRLYSDEDVALVRRMRDLVAGGMAAAEAAQAVLEARGASVPLPTSDNDAFTDTRDRIVDAALRFDPERLEAEVAKALALGPAVAIFERALGPALEQIGDLWHAGKLTVAQEHLAAQILGTTLHHLLRLSQPAESTRRALLAGFSEEDHVLGLVGVGLRFCTWGFRVILLGPRTPPAAIARAVEALAPELVALTVSIPPAPPQARELVDAYADACRGTLWIVGGHGADPLRPFVEARGGLVAGDLNDLRTSIERTLAAQRRGRRAAPR from the coding sequence TTGAGCCGCTACCGAATCCAGGCCGTGTCCAACATGAGCGGGGTCTCCACCGCGACCCTCCGCGCCTGGGAGCGTCGCTATGGCGTCCCCACGCCCGCACGCACCGCCTCGGCATACCGGCTCTACAGCGACGAGGACGTGGCCCTCGTCCGGAGGATGCGCGATCTCGTCGCGGGCGGCATGGCCGCCGCCGAGGCCGCGCAGGCCGTGCTCGAAGCCCGCGGGGCCAGCGTCCCGCTCCCTACCTCGGACAACGACGCCTTCACCGACACCCGCGACCGCATCGTCGACGCCGCCCTGCGCTTCGACCCCGAGCGCCTCGAAGCCGAGGTCGCCAAGGCCCTCGCCCTCGGCCCGGCGGTGGCCATCTTCGAGCGCGCCCTCGGCCCGGCCCTCGAGCAGATCGGCGATCTCTGGCACGCCGGCAAGCTCACCGTCGCCCAGGAGCACCTGGCCGCGCAGATCCTCGGCACCACCCTGCACCACCTCCTGCGCCTCTCCCAGCCTGCGGAGAGCACGCGCCGCGCCTTGCTCGCGGGCTTCTCCGAGGAAGACCACGTCCTCGGTTTGGTCGGCGTGGGCCTGCGCTTCTGCACCTGGGGCTTCCGCGTGATCCTGCTCGGCCCCCGCACCCCACCGGCCGCCATCGCCCGCGCCGTCGAGGCCCTCGCCCCCGAGCTCGTCGCCCTCACGGTCTCCATCCCCCCGGCCCCACCGCAGGCCCGCGAGCTCGTCGACGCCTACGCCGACGCCTGCCGCGGTACCCTGTGGATCGTCGGCGGCCATGGAGCCGACCCCCTCCGCCCCTTCGTCGAGGCCCGCGGCGGCCTCGTCGCCGGCGATCTCAACGACCTGCGCACCTCCATCGAGCGCACCCTCGCCGCCCAGCGCCGCGGACGCCGCGCCGCACCGCGCTGA
- a CDS encoding Hsp20/alpha crystallin family protein, whose product MSTENNVTNRERNQAETIQQRPAVAPRVDIYENADELLVLADLPGVLQDGLSVHLEKGELTIEGRRVDAARVAPGNDVAGLWDYRRTFLVPRGIDSAKISADLKEGVLSIHLPKAEAVKPRQIPIKVN is encoded by the coding sequence ATGAGCACCGAGAACAACGTCACCAACCGAGAGCGCAACCAGGCCGAGACCATCCAGCAGCGCCCCGCCGTCGCGCCCCGGGTGGACATCTACGAGAATGCGGACGAGCTGCTCGTCCTCGCCGATCTCCCGGGTGTCCTCCAGGACGGCCTGTCGGTCCACCTCGAGAAGGGCGAGCTGACGATCGAAGGCAGGCGCGTGGACGCGGCCCGGGTCGCCCCCGGCAACGACGTGGCAGGCCTCTGGGATTACCGCAGGACCTTCCTCGTGCCCCGCGGCATCGATTCCGCGAAGATTTCCGCGGATCTCAAGGAAGGCGTCCTCTCGATCCACCTGCCCAAGGCCGAGGCCGTCAAGCCCCGGCAGATCCCCATCAAGGTCAACTGA
- a CDS encoding glutamate--tRNA ligase — MEKQETPGANAEDREALIRLLYGDEGTSAKTPAAYEALYPPRSLPDGAMVTRYAPSPTGFMHIGGIFVSLINKRLSVQSKGVFYLRLEDTDVKRSIPGALDTIVDALGRYGLDPDEGVLRAADGTFTQQGAYGPYVQTERASIYRAYAIDLIRRGLAYPCFATVEELDAIREEQTALKAKPGYHGRWARWRDASVAKVEEALARKQPFVIRLRAPDDPNGRIEWKDGVKGTISMPVNDVDHVLLKSDGIPTYHLAHAVDDHLMRTTHVIRGDEWMSSMPFHLQLFRYLGFKAPNYAHVPPIQKLDRVEETDAESGETKVTDSRRKLSKRHDPEANVDYYYEAGVPEAGTIEYLLNIANSAFEDWRRANPAKPYTDFPLKLNKLASGGALSDLVKLKNISQGVVARMSAEDVYAQGLRWAKRFDAPLAALMEQHADYTLRALAIERAGAKNKRIVTWPDLRPQLGYFYDELYDALDTHDFPENVPTEDRAPLLRQILDTYDPADGKDAWFDRIRAVSSANGYAADVKVHKADPSAYKGHVGDVSQVLRVALCGTRNTPDLREVMAVMGLDRVRARLSRFLGPT, encoded by the coding sequence ATGGAGAAGCAGGAAACCCCCGGAGCCAACGCTGAAGACCGCGAGGCGCTCATCCGCCTGCTCTACGGCGACGAGGGCACCTCCGCGAAGACCCCGGCGGCGTACGAAGCGCTCTACCCGCCCCGCTCCCTGCCCGATGGCGCCATGGTCACCCGCTACGCGCCGAGCCCCACCGGGTTCATGCACATCGGCGGCATCTTCGTCTCGCTCATCAACAAGCGGCTCAGCGTCCAGAGCAAGGGCGTCTTCTACCTTCGCCTCGAGGACACCGACGTCAAGCGCTCCATCCCGGGCGCGCTCGACACCATCGTCGACGCCCTCGGCCGCTACGGCCTCGACCCGGACGAGGGTGTCCTCCGCGCCGCGGACGGCACCTTCACCCAGCAAGGCGCGTACGGCCCTTACGTGCAGACCGAGCGCGCCAGCATCTACCGCGCCTACGCCATCGACCTCATCCGCCGCGGCCTCGCCTACCCCTGCTTCGCCACCGTCGAAGAGCTCGACGCCATCCGCGAAGAGCAGACGGCCCTCAAGGCCAAGCCCGGCTACCACGGTCGCTGGGCCAGGTGGCGCGACGCCTCCGTGGCCAAGGTCGAGGAAGCCCTCGCCCGGAAGCAGCCCTTCGTCATCCGCCTCCGCGCCCCGGACGATCCGAACGGCCGCATCGAGTGGAAGGACGGCGTGAAGGGCACCATCTCCATGCCCGTGAACGACGTCGATCACGTCCTGCTCAAGTCCGACGGCATCCCCACCTACCACCTCGCCCACGCCGTCGACGACCACCTCATGCGCACCACGCACGTCATCCGCGGCGACGAGTGGATGAGCAGCATGCCGTTCCACCTCCAGCTCTTCCGCTACCTCGGCTTCAAGGCCCCGAACTACGCCCACGTCCCGCCGATCCAGAAGCTCGATCGCGTCGAGGAGACGGACGCCGAGAGCGGCGAGACCAAGGTCACCGACTCGCGCCGTAAGCTCAGCAAGCGCCACGACCCCGAGGCCAACGTCGACTACTACTACGAGGCCGGCGTCCCCGAGGCGGGCACCATCGAGTACCTGCTCAACATCGCCAACTCCGCCTTCGAGGACTGGCGCCGCGCCAACCCGGCGAAGCCGTACACCGACTTCCCCCTCAAGCTGAACAAGCTCGCCTCTGGCGGCGCCTTGAGCGACCTCGTGAAGCTCAAGAACATCAGCCAGGGCGTCGTCGCCCGCATGAGCGCCGAGGACGTGTACGCCCAGGGCCTGCGCTGGGCAAAGCGCTTCGACGCGCCGCTCGCCGCCCTCATGGAGCAGCACGCCGACTACACCCTGCGCGCCCTCGCCATCGAGCGCGCCGGCGCCAAGAACAAGCGCATCGTCACCTGGCCCGACCTCCGCCCTCAGCTCGGCTACTTCTACGACGAGCTGTACGACGCGCTCGACACGCACGACTTCCCCGAGAACGTGCCCACCGAGGACCGCGCGCCCCTGCTCCGCCAGATCCTCGACACCTACGACCCGGCCGACGGCAAGGACGCCTGGTTCGACCGCATCCGCGCCGTCTCTTCCGCGAACGGCTACGCCGCCGACGTGAAGGTCCACAAGGCCGACCCCAGCGCGTACAAGGGCCACGTCGGCGACGTCTCCCAGGTCCTGCGCGTCGCCCTCTGCGGCACCCGCAACACCCCCGACCTGCGCGAGGTCATGGCCGTCATGGGCCTCGATCGCGTGCGCGCCCGCCTCTCCCGCTTCCTCGGCCCCACCTGA
- a CDS encoding Hsp20/alpha crystallin family protein gives MARNHHQIDRTFALMNDLRHRMDRMFEDFDTFAPPRGQLRSGFDGAPRLAASGPRIHLFDSGEALIVKADLPGVADKDLQISLNQDVLTLAAERKNDVPEGYSTHRQERPAVRFSRSFTLPSKVDASTATASLKNGVLTLTLPKAPEAQPRKITVSS, from the coding sequence ATGGCTCGCAACCATCACCAGATCGACCGCACCTTTGCCCTCATGAACGACCTGCGCCACCGCATGGATCGCATGTTCGAGGACTTCGACACCTTCGCTCCCCCGCGAGGTCAGCTCCGCAGTGGCTTCGACGGTGCGCCTCGGCTCGCGGCCTCGGGTCCCCGCATCCACCTCTTCGACAGCGGGGAGGCCCTCATCGTGAAGGCGGACCTGCCCGGCGTCGCGGACAAGGACCTCCAGATCTCCCTGAACCAGGACGTCCTGACCCTCGCCGCCGAGCGCAAGAACGACGTTCCCGAGGGCTACTCCACCCACCGGCAGGAGCGCCCCGCCGTGCGCTTCTCGCGGAGCTTCACGCTGCCGAGCAAGGTGGATGCGAGCACGGCCACGGCGTCCCTCAAGAACGGCGTCCTGACCCTGACCCTGCCGAAGGCCCCGGAGGCGCAGCCGCGCAAGATCACCGTCTCGTCGTGA